TTATTATTGCAGGCGAATTACTGAAAAAAGCAGAAGGACTGCTCGACCAGGATATACACCCAACAATCATTGCAATGGGATACAGACAAGCAGCTGAAAAAGCACAAGAAATCCTCAACGTCATATCAATAGATGCAGACGACAGAGACACTCTTTTGAAAGTTGCAATGACAGCAATGACAGGCAAAGGAACAGAAAAAGCCAGAGAACCTTTAGCAGAGCTTATTGTAGCTGCTGTGAAACAGGTTGAAGAAAATGGTGAAATTGATATTGATCATATCAAAATAGAGAAAAAAGACGGCGCAATTGTCGACGAATCAACTCTAGTTCAGGGTGTAATCATAGATAAAGAAAGAGTACATCCCGGAATGCCTAAAAAAGTAGAAGACGCTAAAATAGCTCTTTTAAACAGTGCTATTGAAGTGAAAGAAACAGAAGTTGATGCTGAAATAAGAATCACAGACCCGGCTCAGATGCAGGCATTTATTGAACAAGAAGAGCAGATGATAAAGGACATGATCACCAAGATAGAAGACGCAGGTGCAAATGTTCTATTCTGTCAGAAAGGTATAGATGATCTTGCACAGCACTACCTATCTAAAGCTGGTATAATGGCTGTCCGTAGAGTTAAAAAATCCGATATGGAAAAACTCTCAAGAGCAACAGGAGCAAAAGTTGTTTCAAATATTGAAGACATGAGCTTTGATGATCTTGGAGATGCAGGATCTGTTGCAGAGAAAAGAATATCTGGCGAAGAAATGCTCTTTGTTGAAGGATGTAAAGATCCTAAATCTGTAACCTTACTTGTAAGAGGTTCAACAGACCATGTTGTCGATGAAATCGAAAGAGCAGTTGACGATGCAATAGGAGTAGTTGCAGCAACAGTTGAAGACGGTAAAGTAGTAGCTGGTGGTGGAGCAGCAGAAATATCAATAGCCAGAGGCTTAAAAGAGTACGCAGACACCATAAGTGGAAGGGAACAATTAGCAGTAGCTGCATTTGCAGAAGCACTCGAAGTTGTACCAAAAACACTTGCTGAAAACGCAGGACTCGACAGCATAGACTCACTTGTTGACTTAAGAGCAGCACACGAAAAATCCCTTTACATGGGACTCGATGTATTCAAAGGCGAAGTACGCGACATGTACAAAGCTGGAGTAATCGAACCACACAGGGTAAAAAAACAGGCTATCCAGTCAGCAGCTGAAGCAGCTGAAATGATCCTACGGATTGATGATGTAATAGCATCAACAACACCAAGGGAACCTGATATGGGTGGAATGGAAGGAATGGGCGGAATGCCTGGTGGAATGCCACCAATGATGTAATTTAAAGGTTAAATCCTTTATTTACATTATACATCTTTATTTTTTTTGAATATTATCTTATACTATTATTTTTCCTTAATTTTATCTGATTCATCTAAAAATTCTTCTTTTGTTTATTTGCTTACAAATA
This Methanobacterium spitsbergense DNA region includes the following protein-coding sequences:
- the thsA gene encoding thermosome subunit alpha, which translates into the protein MAQLGGQGQQVLILPEGTNRFLGRDAQRMNIMAGKVLAETVRTTLGPKGMDKMLVDSLGDIVVTNDGVTILKEMDIEHPAAKMLVEVAKTQEDEVGDGTTTAVIIAGELLKKAEGLLDQDIHPTIIAMGYRQAAEKAQEILNVISIDADDRDTLLKVAMTAMTGKGTEKAREPLAELIVAAVKQVEENGEIDIDHIKIEKKDGAIVDESTLVQGVIIDKERVHPGMPKKVEDAKIALLNSAIEVKETEVDAEIRITDPAQMQAFIEQEEQMIKDMITKIEDAGANVLFCQKGIDDLAQHYLSKAGIMAVRRVKKSDMEKLSRATGAKVVSNIEDMSFDDLGDAGSVAEKRISGEEMLFVEGCKDPKSVTLLVRGSTDHVVDEIERAVDDAIGVVAATVEDGKVVAGGGAAEISIARGLKEYADTISGREQLAVAAFAEALEVVPKTLAENAGLDSIDSLVDLRAAHEKSLYMGLDVFKGEVRDMYKAGVIEPHRVKKQAIQSAAEAAEMILRIDDVIASTTPREPDMGGMEGMGGMPGGMPPMM